The genomic stretch GTGAAAAAGAAACTAACCCACATACTCCACGTTGGCGAAGAATGGCTATTCGCTAACCCTAAGATTGTTCTTTCAATTATCTTTGCTATTAGTGTTGCCTTTGCTTCATTGCTACCTAATTTGCGCATGGGCACAGACTTTGATGATCTGTTACCGCAAAACCATTCATTCATTCAATTGCATAACCAAATCAAAGGTGACTTTGGTGGTGCAAGTGCGGTTGTAGTGAGTGTTGAAGTTAAAGATGGCGATATCTTCACTAATGACACACTAAGTTTGATTGATAACTTGACGCAAGGTGTTGATAGTTTGCCTGGTGTTAACCATAACTTGGTTAGCAGTTTGACACACCGTACGACTCGTAAGATCACATTGGATGAAACAGGCAACATTAAGTCTGCTCTGTATTTTGATCCAGCTTCACCAAATTTATCACCTGCAGAACTAGATCAAATGCGTCGTGATGTGATGGCTAATCCACGCGTCTATGGTTTGATGGTTTCTCCAGACATGAAGTCAGCCATCATCAAAGGTCAGATGAACGAAGGCGGTGATATTGACTACCGTAAAACATTTGCTGAGTTATCTGAGTTGCGCGCTAAATACGCGAATGACAAAGCAAAAATTCACGCAACTGGTTTGCCAGTTCTAACAGGTTGGGTTTACACATACTTAAATCAAATTTTGCAGATTTTGCTTTATACAGCTGCATTAATTTTTGGTTTATTGGTTGTTTACTTCCGTCGTTTCTACGGTGTGGCATTGCCTTTGTTAGGCATCTGTTTATCATCAGCTTGGGGCTTGGGCTTCATGACAATTTTGGGTTACACGCTTGACCCATTGTCTATGCCAATCCCATTCTTGATTGCCGCTCGTGCGACATCGCACGGTGTGCAATTAGTAGAGCGTTACTACTACGAATTAGAAATTACGAAGAGCGGTAAAAAAGCAGCGCGTAATGCATTGGACGCTTTGTTTAGACCTGGTTCATTGGCGATTACGATTGACGCGATTGGTATTTTCGTTATTTGTTTGGGCGCAGCACCGATTAACATCAAGTTAGGTTACTACGCTGGATTCTGGGGCTTCTCTGTGATCTTCACAGTTCACTTCATGGTTCCATTGTTCTTGACGATTTTGCCAGAGCCTAAGAAGAAAGAAAACAATCGTTCAGCGACGACTGCTGTTCTTTACAACATGGCTAAATTTATTGTTAACCCATTGAATGTGAAGATTGGTTTGATTGGTACAGCGTTAGCAGTAGTTGTGGCTAGCTTCTTCGTAGCTCAAGTGAAGTTTGGTGAGTCTGAGCCAGGTTCTCCAATATTGAACCGCACTCATGACTACAACATTTCTGCTAAATCTATTAACGAACATTTCCCTGGTTCAGAAGAGTTATTCGTTGTAGCAAGAACAAAAGATCAGAACGGTATTCAAAGACCAGAAGTTGTTCACGCGATGGAAAAATTTGGCGATCAAATGATGGCTAGAGATCCAGAGTTGGGTGGATACAAAGCTGTTCCTGGTTTGATTCGTCAAGTGAACATGTTGACTCACAGTGGTGATCCACGTTGGGCACAAATTCCTGATACACAAATTGAAGTTGCTGGTTTGATGTCTGCTTATGAACTATCTAGCCCGATTCCTGGTGCGATGAAAGAGTTCATGAATCCAGAAGGTACAGATGCTGTTTTAGCTTTCTTCTATAAAGACCACCAAGCAACAACATTGAAGCGTGTGGTTGATAACTCTAAAGAGTTCATCAAAGGTATCAACGGTACTGTTGAAAACTTCGAGCTCTTATTAGGTGGCGGCATCATTGGTGTGAGCGCTGCGATCGACGAAGAAAACTTCCATGACACGATGTTGATTACACCAATCGTGATGTTGATGGCCTTTATCTTCGTGATGATCTATTACGAGTCATTGCATGCTGGTTGGTTAATGATTTTGCCGATGTTATACGCAACGATCTTGACTTACGGTTATATGGGCTTCATGAACATTGGTATTAGCGTGAACACGATTCCTGTGATTGCGGTGGGTGTGGGTGTTGGTATTGACTACGCTGTATACATCATGGACCGTATTCGTGAAGAGTATGAAGAGTTACATGATCTTCGTGAAGCTGTTCTACGTGCATTGAGCACAACAGGTTTAGCGGTTGGCTTCACTGCGGCGACATTGATTGCTGGTGTGATTATGTGGGTGATCCTATCTGACCTACGTTTCCAATCAGACGCTGCTCTATTGTTAACAGTGATGTTGGCCTTGAATGCTGTAGCGGCGGTTCTTTTAGTACCGGCTTGGGTCATGGCATTTAAACCTAAATTCATCACGGGCATTCACCGTGATGAAGACGGCATCTTGCAAAACGATTGAAGCAAAACCAAAGCAAGAAAGAACTAAGAAATATAAATAGTGGAAAAAAAACAACACTATTAATAAACAAGTAGTAGAGAAACAGTAGTGCAACGGTAAAAAAAGAAAGAAAGTAACAAAAAGACAAATGAAAACAATGAGATAAGAAAATCTCGAGATAGTTAGGGGTTTTTCCTAATGGGAAAACTCCCTACATAAGAAATCTCGAGAAACCATTATTTTAACGGTAATAAATTTGTGTTTTTGTGTATTCATTTAGTAAGTCCGATTGTTAAGGAGAGTAGTTATGTTTAATAAAAAATGGCGCAAAGCCTTACAGCCTAAGAACGTAGTTCTTGCGACTGTATTAGCTGTTGCCGGTGTAAGCGCAGTAGCGCAGAACTTGCCAGACCTAGGTTTGACAAGTGGTGATCCATGGAATGCAGAGCTTTACTATGAAAACCATACAGCTTTGCGTGACAAAGCCGGTTTGTCAAAATTCCGTAATACTCTCCAGTCAGAGATGTCTAAGAATCTTAACGATGGTTGGAGATTCCGCGGTATCTTGCGTGGTACATACGACGGTGTGTATGACCTAAACAAGAGTGAGTACGGTAAGAATGCTGGTGGTTCAGTAACAATGAATAATACTTTGGGGCCATCTGGCGCTCTTGGAGTTGTTTTACCAGCTTCCGTTGCTTATGGTGGAGCTTTTTTAGCTGCTGACAATTCACCTCAGGCTGGAACAGCAGGCGCTCAAGCTACTGCAGGTTTGGGCGCAGCTTTTGGTGCCCCAGCTAACGCAGCGGGTGTATATGCTTATAGAAATGAAGGTTTGCAAATTGTTGGTTCAGGTTGGAATACAGCAAATACCACTGCGGGTGCTATTAGCTTAGCTACTCCAGTGCGCCCTTGTAATTATGACTCTCGTGGTTGTATGGATTTTGGTGGTTATGGTAATAAAACACAGGCTCAGTTAGCCGCACCAGAATTTAACAGCCGTTTGGATTTTATTCGTGAGGCTTATGTAACAAACACTTTCAAAGCTGATGGTGGTGATGTTTTCCTAAAGCTTGGTAAGCAACAAGTTGTTTGGGGACGTACAGACTTATTCCGCGTGCTAGATGTTATCAACCCAGTTGATTACTCACGTAATAATATTTACGATGAATTGCAAGATATCCGTATCCCGATGTGGATCGCTCAAGCTGAGTACCGTATGGGTGCTAGTGAGAATATGCAAGACCGTAACTTATCAGTTGTTTGGAATTTTGACCAATTCCGTCCAAATAATCTAGGTCAAGGTGGTACACCTAACAGCATTCTTGATGCGGGTAACTTATTCCGCGGTTTGAGAAATTGCTGGGTTAATGGTTGTACTGTCGGCGCTTTTGGTGCTGACAACCCATTAGGTGGTGCTGCCTTCAACTTTGGCCCTGGGCAGCTTGGTATTCGTAATGTTGATTTGCCAAATTGGAGTCTTGCAAATACACAACTAGGTATTAAGTTTGAAGGTGTTACTAAAGAAGGACTTAGTTTTTCTTTGAATGGATTAACTTATAGATCTCAATTGCCTTCATTGCGCGGGGGAATTCCTGTATTTG from Polynucleobacter sp. MWH-Spelu-300-X4 encodes the following:
- a CDS encoding DUF1302 family protein yields the protein MFNKKWRKALQPKNVVLATVLAVAGVSAVAQNLPDLGLTSGDPWNAELYYENHTALRDKAGLSKFRNTLQSEMSKNLNDGWRFRGILRGTYDGVYDLNKSEYGKNAGGSVTMNNTLGPSGALGVVLPASVAYGGAFLAADNSPQAGTAGAQATAGLGAAFGAPANAAGVYAYRNEGLQIVGSGWNTANTTAGAISLATPVRPCNYDSRGCMDFGGYGNKTQAQLAAPEFNSRLDFIREAYVTNTFKADGGDVFLKLGKQQVVWGRTDLFRVLDVINPVDYSRNNIYDELQDIRIPMWIAQAEYRMGASENMQDRNLSVVWNFDQFRPNNLGQGGTPNSILDAGNLFRGLRNCWVNGCTVGAFGADNPLGGAAFNFGPGQLGIRNVDLPNWSLANTQLGIKFEGVTKEGLSFSLNGLTYRSQLPSLRGGIPVFDPFLTNTMSATNGAYVPAFDMVYPRVNLVGGSMDFQVESLGAAMRLEGAYTRGEEFANTLNSSMYSKNPVWRSVIGFDRPTFVPFISTERTVLFSGQLFYQHIFNHQQEQRPWGMAGMPDWKDNAIATLLMKAFLMNDRLSPEIIFARDFRAQANVIAPAVEWLYTDNLKLKFGANVKFGHEQNQWKWSHAAAADAYHNTGPTDTPYATLYDTGLGGMEPLGRFRAGPIGTAFGQNEIYATLRYKF
- a CDS encoding RND family transporter, translated to MKKKLTHILHVGEEWLFANPKIVLSIIFAISVAFASLLPNLRMGTDFDDLLPQNHSFIQLHNQIKGDFGGASAVVVSVEVKDGDIFTNDTLSLIDNLTQGVDSLPGVNHNLVSSLTHRTTRKITLDETGNIKSALYFDPASPNLSPAELDQMRRDVMANPRVYGLMVSPDMKSAIIKGQMNEGGDIDYRKTFAELSELRAKYANDKAKIHATGLPVLTGWVYTYLNQILQILLYTAALIFGLLVVYFRRFYGVALPLLGICLSSAWGLGFMTILGYTLDPLSMPIPFLIAARATSHGVQLVERYYYELEITKSGKKAARNALDALFRPGSLAITIDAIGIFVICLGAAPINIKLGYYAGFWGFSVIFTVHFMVPLFLTILPEPKKKENNRSATTAVLYNMAKFIVNPLNVKIGLIGTALAVVVASFFVAQVKFGESEPGSPILNRTHDYNISAKSINEHFPGSEELFVVARTKDQNGIQRPEVVHAMEKFGDQMMARDPELGGYKAVPGLIRQVNMLTHSGDPRWAQIPDTQIEVAGLMSAYELSSPIPGAMKEFMNPEGTDAVLAFFYKDHQATTLKRVVDNSKEFIKGINGTVENFELLLGGGIIGVSAAIDEENFHDTMLITPIVMLMAFIFVMIYYESLHAGWLMILPMLYATILTYGYMGFMNIGISVNTIPVIAVGVGVGIDYAVYIMDRIREEYEELHDLREAVLRALSTTGLAVGFTAATLIAGVIMWVILSDLRFQSDAALLLTVMLALNAVAAVLLVPAWVMAFKPKFITGIHRDEDGILQND